Proteins from a genomic interval of Methanospirillum lacunae:
- a CDS encoding pyrroline-5-carboxylate reductase dimerization domain-containing protein, translated as MKSIGFIGYGQMNCMLVEGFLQTSALNPEDIIISTRTREKVNPLLERYPEIRIATCNSEVAEVADLIIIGVKPLEVTGILKEISGVRDNEIHIISLAACVSTDLLAQIHPGKITRILPSVCSTVGEGISLCYHHHRVTPDCARYVEELFTAISTVKLVKEELFEPAGDMMSCAPAFLSRFFLEFALAGSRHSTLTLNECLEMVVSTAFGTALMLQEGMEPEDLIRRVATPGGITEEGVKILERDLPAVFDRLFETTLSKYDLVKTRVSETFN; from the coding sequence ATGAAGTCCATCGGGTTTATCGGATACGGACAGATGAACTGTATGCTTGTGGAGGGGTTTTTACAGACCTCTGCTCTTAATCCAGAAGATATCATCATCAGTACCAGAACCAGGGAAAAGGTAAACCCACTGCTTGAAAGATATCCTGAAATCAGGATTGCTACATGTAACAGTGAGGTAGCAGAAGTAGCAGACCTGATAATTATCGGGGTCAAACCACTTGAGGTAACCGGGATCCTCAAAGAGATCAGTGGAGTCAGAGACAATGAGATTCATATCATCTCACTTGCGGCATGTGTCAGTACTGATCTGCTAGCACAGATTCATCCAGGAAAGATAACAAGAATCCTCCCTTCAGTCTGTTCAACTGTTGGCGAAGGGATCTCACTTTGCTACCACCACCACAGAGTAACTCCAGACTGTGCGAGATATGTCGAGGAACTCTTTACTGCTATCAGCACCGTTAAATTAGTAAAAGAGGAACTCTTTGAACCTGCAGGAGACATGATGAGTTGTGCTCCTGCCTTTCTCTCACGGTTTTTTCTTGAGTTCGCCCTGGCAGGTTCACGACATAGTACACTCACACTCAATGAATGTCTTGAGATGGTTGTATCCACTGCATTTGGTACAGCTCTTATGCTTCAGGAAGGAATGGAGCCGGAAGATCTGATACGAAGGGTAGCCACACCAGGAGGAATCACAGAAGAAGGAGTAAAAATACTTGAGAGAGATCTCCCTGCTGTCTTTGACAGACTCTTTGAAACAACATTATCAAAGTATGATCTTGTCAAAACCAGGGTATCAGAGACCTTCAATTAA
- a CDS encoding PPC domain-containing DNA-binding protein — MEYASGTQGRIFYIRFDHGENLLSELQTFISENNIRSGMIHLIGALSQGTLVTGPKETVLPPDPNWHSFDDARELVGIAMIREGTDGPAIHFHCSTGRGDSSLTGCIRSGTKVYIVIEAVITEFAGFTVFTEKNEKIGLDLPMPRQNQE; from the coding sequence ATGGAATATGCTTCAGGTACCCAGGGACGAATCTTTTATATCAGATTTGATCATGGAGAGAATCTTCTATCAGAACTACAGACCTTCATCAGCGAGAATAATATTCGATCTGGAATGATCCATCTTATTGGTGCCCTTTCGCAGGGAACCCTTGTCACCGGACCAAAAGAAACCGTTCTCCCCCCTGATCCGAATTGGCATTCATTTGATGATGCCCGGGAACTGGTGGGTATTGCAATGATAAGGGAGGGAACAGATGGTCCTGCAATCCATTTTCATTGTTCGACAGGACGGGGAGATTCATCTCTCACCGGATGTATCAGATCAGGAACAAAAGTATACATCGTAATAGAAGCAGTAATTACTGAGTTTGCAGGATTTACAGTGTTTACTGAAAAAAATGAAAAAATCGGCCTTGATCTTCCTATGCCACGCCAAAATCAGGAATAA
- the cofC gene encoding 2-phospho-L-lactate guanylyltransferase: MACDTMRVPVVIPFKPKNPKTRLSCVLNDEEREIFALAMLRDVVGAIRSAGCDPLILSTASFTLPEGEEVRVEILDQGLNEAIDIFCIANTGPLAIIMADLALADRSSILALMTSGSDMAIVPGRGGGTNAVYIRSADKFRAQYYGTSYLKHVRFASDAGLTCSVIDSFRLYCDVDEQDDLVEVLLHTSGNAKKYLQSLGFRIESRKSRIGVSRN; the protein is encoded by the coding sequence ATGGCCTGTGATACCATGCGAGTTCCGGTAGTAATCCCTTTTAAACCGAAAAATCCTAAGACACGTCTCTCATGCGTACTTAATGATGAGGAGCGTGAGATCTTTGCCCTGGCCATGCTCCGCGATGTTGTAGGTGCAATAAGGAGTGCCGGATGCGATCCACTGATTCTCTCAACTGCTTCGTTTACACTCCCTGAAGGTGAAGAGGTACGGGTTGAGATTCTGGATCAGGGTCTGAACGAGGCGATTGATATCTTTTGTATCGCAAACACCGGACCACTTGCCATCATCATGGCCGATCTGGCACTAGCAGATCGATCCTCAATATTAGCATTGATGACCTCTGGCTCTGACATGGCAATTGTTCCGGGACGGGGTGGTGGAACCAATGCTGTATACATCAGGTCTGCAGACAAATTCAGGGCCCAATATTACGGAACCAGTTATCTCAAGCATGTACGGTTTGCTTCAGATGCAGGTCTCACCTGTTCGGTTATTGACTCATTCAGGCTGTACTGTGACGTTGATGAGCAGGATGACTTGGTTGAAGTCCTCCTCCATACTTCAGGAAATGCAAAAAAATATCTTCAGTCGTTAGGGTTTCGTATTGAATCTCGAAAAAGCAGGATTGGGGTGTCCCGTAATTAA
- the cofG gene encoding 7,8-didemethyl-8-hydroxy-5-deazariboflavin synthase CofG yields the protein MPPEINPSLGQRSKIIHGEEGIITFSRNVFLPLTFVCQNHCGYCTFRQPPGTGCMTEPHQVQEILSKGQIFGCTEALFTFGERPELVAGFQPYLKSLGYSTILEYCEEMSKRALKAGILPHTNAGVLTSEEMERLKPLNASMGLMLETTADIPAHRGSPGKAPEVRIEMIEEAGRQKIPFTTGLLIGIGETREDRKESLQVISDLHRRHDHIQEIIIQNFCPKPGTDMAAYPGATTEIMKDTISLADEILPEDISIQIPPNLADSRTLLRFGVTDLGGVSPVTPDYVNPEHPWPGIEELKGLTRGYSLRERLCIYPKYIRKGWYPPGLKDYIMRLENRITERGMQ from the coding sequence ATGCCACCTGAAATCAACCCATCATTAGGACAACGTTCTAAGATTATTCACGGAGAAGAAGGGATCATCACCTTTTCCCGCAATGTCTTCCTTCCTCTTACATTCGTCTGCCAAAACCACTGTGGATACTGTACGTTCAGGCAGCCTCCCGGCACCGGATGCATGACCGAACCACACCAGGTACAAGAGATCCTTTCTAAAGGTCAGATATTCGGATGTACAGAGGCACTCTTCACCTTTGGTGAAAGACCTGAACTGGTTGCCGGGTTTCAACCTTATCTGAAATCTCTCGGCTACTCTACGATCCTTGAATACTGCGAGGAGATGTCAAAGCGTGCTTTAAAGGCCGGCATCCTGCCGCATACCAATGCAGGTGTTCTTACCAGTGAGGAGATGGAACGCCTTAAACCCCTGAACGCAAGCATGGGCCTGATGCTTGAGACAACAGCCGATATCCCTGCACACAGAGGATCACCGGGAAAGGCTCCGGAGGTACGGATAGAAATGATAGAAGAGGCGGGAAGACAGAAGATCCCGTTTACCACAGGACTCCTGATCGGAATCGGTGAGACCCGGGAAGACCGGAAAGAATCACTCCAGGTAATCAGCGATCTGCACCGCAGACACGATCATATCCAGGAGATCATCATCCAGAACTTCTGCCCAAAACCAGGCACTGATATGGCTGCATACCCGGGGGCAACTACTGAGATCATGAAGGATACAATCAGTCTGGCAGATGAGATACTACCAGAAGACATCTCAATTCAGATACCACCTAATCTTGCCGATTCCCGTACACTGCTCAGGTTCGGGGTGACTGATCTCGGCGGGGTCTCACCCGTAACCCCAGACTATGTAAACCCTGAACACCCCTGGCCGGGAATTGAGGAACTCAAAGGCCTGACCAGAGGATATAGCCTGCGTGAGCGTCTCTGTATTTATCCGAAATACATCAGAAAAGGGTGGTATCCACCAGGTCTGAAGGATTATATCATGAGGCTGGAGAACAGAATCACTGAGAGAGGAATGCAATGA
- the purC gene encoding phosphoribosylaminoimidazolesuccinocarboxamide synthase, with amino-acid sequence MSMETPLYEGKAKSVYQTQNPDELRVVFRNDMTAFNGVKHDQFENKGRFNATASEFFMRLLEEKGVSTHFINRPDPDTMIVKKLQMIPLEVIVRNVAAGSMVKKYPIQEGTVLNPPVVAIDYKDDERGDPMINDEIIFALGILNPEELGAVKKAALRINEILSVFFDEYGIRLVDFKLEFGKAKGAIILGDEISMDSMRLWDKRTGESFDKDVYRFEKGDVMTAYRRVLERIIPGFGG; translated from the coding sequence ATGAGCATGGAGACCCCCCTGTATGAGGGGAAGGCCAAATCAGTGTACCAGACTCAAAATCCGGATGAACTGAGGGTTGTCTTCCGCAATGACATGACCGCTTTCAATGGTGTCAAGCACGACCAGTTTGAGAATAAAGGGCGGTTCAATGCGACTGCATCAGAGTTTTTCATGCGCCTTCTTGAAGAAAAAGGTGTTTCTACCCATTTTATCAACAGGCCTGACCCAGATACCATGATCGTCAAAAAACTCCAGATGATCCCACTCGAGGTAATTGTCAGGAACGTTGCTGCCGGTTCAATGGTGAAAAAGTACCCGATTCAGGAAGGCACTGTCCTTAATCCACCGGTTGTTGCGATCGATTACAAGGATGATGAACGCGGGGACCCGATGATCAACGATGAGATCATTTTCGCATTAGGAATCCTGAATCCAGAAGAACTTGGAGCAGTAAAGAAAGCAGCCCTTCGCATAAACGAAATCCTTTCAGTATTCTTTGATGAATATGGGATCAGGCTGGTTGACTTCAAACTGGAATTTGGAAAGGCAAAGGGTGCCATTATCCTCGGCGATGAGATCAGCATGGATTCAATGCGTCTCTGGGATAAGAGGACTGGAGAGTCGTTTGACAAGGATGTGTACCGGTTTGAGAAAGGAGACGTTATGACCGCATACCGCCGTGTCCTTGAGAGGATCATTCCGGGCTTTGGAGGATAA
- a CDS encoding ferredoxin-thioredoxin reductase catalytic domain-containing protein has product MSTEQEDAVKAWAEGYAKEHGWILNPDDKQREAVIKGLARNTERFGFRYCPCRIRSGDLEKDKRIICPCVFHQDELDQAGHCTCNFFYDKDE; this is encoded by the coding sequence ATGAGTACAGAGCAGGAAGACGCAGTAAAGGCGTGGGCAGAAGGATATGCAAAGGAACATGGATGGATCCTTAACCCTGATGACAAACAGCGCGAGGCAGTAATCAAAGGACTTGCTCGCAATACTGAGCGGTTCGGATTCAGATATTGTCCTTGCAGGATCAGGTCAGGAGATCTTGAAAAGGACAAGCGTATCATTTGTCCATGCGTGTTTCACCAGGATGAACTGGACCAGGCTGGTCACTGTACATGTAATTTCTTTTATGACAAAGATGAGTAA
- a CDS encoding DUF4013 domain-containing protein: MQKPANSFRYLDTLYAPDYVPQEADMGSYSAILSDGSEYVREGLVEKWQRWVILILLLVIQAFTICIIPLFNGYLVRIYGSTSNDAPNIDDYKRLFVDGWKLNIVTILYMIPAVIVGVVLGLLSIAPIMAAVLGRGRIDEILGLVAGSIGLVVTGLIFAIITLIMYMAFVHFSRSGKIIDAFSVGEITKKIGDGIGWASYVFMWVIIWIISMILCVIIMGLNVIPPLGVTVGIVLTPLWAVFIAKVTRNVYDNKL; the protein is encoded by the coding sequence ATGCAAAAACCTGCCAACTCATTTCGATATCTTGATACGCTGTATGCTCCTGATTATGTACCACAGGAAGCAGACATGGGATCATACTCTGCAATTCTCTCGGATGGATCCGAGTACGTAAGAGAAGGACTTGTTGAGAAGTGGCAGCGATGGGTGATCCTCATCCTGCTGCTCGTCATCCAGGCCTTCACAATCTGTATCATTCCGTTGTTCAATGGATACCTCGTCAGGATCTATGGATCAACCAGTAATGATGCCCCCAACATTGATGACTACAAGCGTCTCTTTGTTGACGGCTGGAAATTGAACATTGTCACCATCCTCTACATGATTCCGGCAGTTATCGTCGGCGTAGTGCTTGGTCTTTTAAGCATTGCTCCAATCATGGCAGCAGTTCTTGGAAGAGGTCGCATAGACGAGATTCTGGGTTTAGTTGCAGGCAGCATCGGGCTGGTTGTTACCGGTCTAATCTTTGCGATCATCACTTTGATCATGTACATGGCTTTTGTCCATTTCTCAAGAAGTGGCAAAATCATTGATGCATTCAGTGTTGGTGAAATTACAAAAAAGATAGGAGATGGAATCGGCTGGGCTTCCTATGTATTTATGTGGGTAATCATCTGGATCATCTCAATGATTCTCTGTGTCATCATCATGGGGCTCAATGTTATTCCACCACTCGGTGTTACCGTTGGTATCGTGCTCACCCCACTCTGGGCAGTTTTCATTGCAAAAGTAACCCGCAACGTATATGACAACAAACTCTGA
- a CDS encoding universal stress protein: MYKRILIGVDGSPESMKALRDAVRLAKLLNATLDLLFVIPPRIYAQCAEQDIVVHEKNGSATHTSLLQMEENELFDSIRAVTKEEGYEVAIHTRVGDAVEGLIEFSQSHGNDLIVVGSSGKGMAGRLILGSVSTGVVHQSQVTVLVVKPE; this comes from the coding sequence ATGTACAAGCGGATTCTCATTGGTGTTGACGGTTCACCAGAAAGCATGAAAGCATTACGCGATGCTGTCAGGCTTGCAAAACTGCTGAACGCAACATTGGATCTTCTCTTTGTTATACCGCCGCGAATCTATGCACAGTGTGCTGAACAGGACATCGTTGTTCACGAGAAAAACGGCAGTGCAACCCATACAAGTCTTCTTCAAATGGAAGAAAATGAACTCTTTGATTCTATAAGAGCAGTTACAAAAGAAGAAGGCTATGAAGTTGCAATTCATACCCGTGTCGGGGATGCAGTTGAGGGCCTGATTGAGTTCTCCCAGTCACACGGAAATGACCTGATTGTAGTTGGATCAAGTGGCAAAGGTATGGCTGGAAGGTTAATCCTTGGTAGTGTAAGCACTGGTGTTGTCCATCAGAGCCAGGTTACTGTCCTGGTAGTCAAACCAGAATAA
- a CDS encoding YunC family protein, whose protein sequence is MASESFSVGSKTFMGHVIPIGPVNLVFAMGEKGLVGCGAVDVLALDKFHLPAAKVRPVSTPSVSTINELLSGEIVAVNQAGTALGITIGMSGKDALLRLA, encoded by the coding sequence ATGGCATCTGAATCGTTCTCTGTGGGCAGTAAGACCTTTATGGGGCATGTTATACCTATTGGCCCGGTAAATCTTGTCTTTGCAATGGGGGAGAAGGGTCTTGTTGGTTGTGGAGCAGTTGATGTACTTGCCCTTGATAAATTTCATCTTCCGGCAGCCAAAGTCAGACCAGTCTCAACACCATCTGTCAGTACTATTAATGAACTTCTCTCTGGAGAGATCGTTGCAGTGAATCAGGCAGGAACAGCCCTTGGAATAACGATCGGAATGAGCGGGAAAGATGCCCTGCTCCGGCTGGCATAA
- a CDS encoding glycosyltransferase family 4 protein has product MKIGYIYDVIYPETIGGVEKRIHELGVRLAARGHEVHLYGMKYWSGPDVIEREGMILHGVCPAMGLYTEGRRSILQAIRYTFGLATHLARSDIEIFDCQNFPYFPAILLSLFCLVKKRCLVITWHEFWGRYWFLYMGFCGVAGLLIERAALQMSPRIISVSSLTASQVKKTGYGGDVVLIPNGIDVAAITAVHPAAERSDLIFVGRFIPEKHPELVVEAVRLLISDFPSIHAIIIGDGPDYDIIQTKIQKYGLTAHITCPGFIAEHEHVLSLMKSSRIFVLPSEREGFGIAALEAMACGLSLVTVNHPRNAASAHVLPDLGYLSAMTPEDIASGIRYCLENRPDSVASNHYATAHDWDQITHDLEQYYRTIVTGVCQKKTPDHRCSAIFDIFKKAEI; this is encoded by the coding sequence ATGAAGATAGGCTATATCTATGATGTAATCTACCCCGAGACCATCGGCGGGGTGGAGAAGCGGATTCATGAGTTAGGTGTCCGGCTTGCTGCCCGCGGTCACGAAGTCCATCTGTATGGAATGAAATACTGGAGCGGGCCAGATGTGATTGAACGCGAAGGCATGATCCTTCATGGTGTCTGTCCTGCCATGGGACTCTATACCGAGGGACGGCGTTCAATTCTCCAGGCAATTCGGTACACCTTCGGTCTGGCTACACATCTCGCAAGATCTGATATAGAGATCTTTGATTGTCAGAACTTTCCATATTTTCCCGCAATCCTTCTCTCGCTCTTCTGTCTGGTAAAGAAACGATGCCTGGTGATTACATGGCATGAGTTCTGGGGCAGGTACTGGTTTTTGTACATGGGATTTTGTGGCGTTGCCGGACTCCTTATCGAGCGTGCTGCTCTTCAGATGAGTCCCAGGATCATTTCAGTATCATCACTTACAGCTTCCCAGGTAAAGAAAACCGGATATGGTGGTGATGTGGTTTTGATTCCAAATGGGATTGATGTCGCAGCAATTACCGCTGTTCACCCGGCAGCAGAAAGATCAGATCTGATCTTTGTTGGAAGATTCATCCCCGAAAAACACCCGGAGCTTGTGGTTGAAGCAGTTCGACTGCTGATTTCTGATTTTCCTTCCATCCATGCAATTATCATCGGTGATGGTCCAGACTATGATATCATCCAAACCAAAATTCAGAAATATGGTCTTACTGCTCATATTACCTGCCCCGGATTTATTGCCGAGCATGAGCACGTTCTGTCTCTCATGAAATCATCACGGATTTTTGTTCTGCCAAGTGAACGAGAGGGTTTTGGAATAGCTGCTCTGGAAGCCATGGCATGTGGACTTTCACTGGTTACGGTGAATCATCCCCGCAACGCTGCATCAGCCCATGTCCTCCCGGATCTTGGATATCTCTCTGCTATGACTCCTGAAGACATCGCTTCAGGTATCAGGTATTGTCTTGAGAACCGCCCGGATTCTGTGGCTTCCAACCATTATGCTACTGCTCACGACTGGGATCAGATCACGCATGACCTTGAGCAATACTACCGGACAATCGTGACCGGAGTATGTCAGAAAAAAACGCCTGATCACAGGTGTTCTGCCATCTTTGATATATTTAAAAAGGCTGAGATATAG
- a CDS encoding TM1812 family CRISPR-associated protein translates to MRCISCINHERSDSSRFCRDDLCQVTDMVQEAIWTFWHPEEIILCIRDPRSAHLASECESRGITVRKLWLPEGTNEDELWQTFTLLVELAEEGEEILFDVTDGHRSLPFIISLAATWMKEVRGVKIIGVVYATQPDEHGFRHIVNLQPVLQVIDWMAGVRALLSHTDAEKISHLFTGLQGNIYKAGQEPEPPKRLTGWSHLLGTFTKAVRLSRPVDAMYAAWGISQDLPVIRDEIQRFAPALLSVVEELAEIGEMAAIPSPEELNNEYLFMQLRLIRYQIDHGLEMQAIALSREWLISVSMLVLEVDESWLDADSRHTVSRTLTGLALTLQGIPSETTPFTHILLEKTNWKEMVRTWERVSDLRNDLAHCGMNRRNESLRSLLQRTQSIPDELKEFAQHAGIPLNV, encoded by the coding sequence ATGAGATGTATCTCCTGTATAAATCATGAAAGGTCAGATTCGTCCCGGTTTTGCCGCGATGATCTCTGCCAGGTCACAGATATGGTCCAGGAAGCGATCTGGACCTTCTGGCATCCTGAAGAAATTATCCTCTGTATCAGGGATCCCAGAAGTGCTCATCTCGCATCTGAATGTGAATCCAGAGGAATAACTGTCAGAAAACTCTGGCTTCCAGAAGGAACCAATGAGGATGAGTTATGGCAGACCTTTACTCTTCTTGTAGAACTGGCTGAGGAGGGTGAGGAGATACTCTTTGATGTTACAGACGGACACCGGAGTCTTCCATTCATTATCTCACTTGCTGCAACCTGGATGAAAGAGGTGAGAGGAGTAAAAATAATCGGAGTTGTGTATGCAACCCAGCCTGACGAACACGGGTTCCGGCACATCGTAAACCTTCAGCCGGTTCTCCAGGTTATCGACTGGATGGCTGGTGTTCGTGCTCTTCTGTCACATACAGATGCTGAAAAGATAAGTCATCTGTTCACCGGACTGCAGGGGAATATTTATAAAGCGGGACAGGAACCAGAGCCACCAAAACGTTTAACGGGCTGGTCACATCTACTCGGAACTTTCACAAAAGCAGTCCGTCTCTCAAGGCCGGTTGATGCTATGTATGCAGCATGGGGAATCTCCCAGGATTTACCAGTTATCAGGGATGAAATCCAAAGATTTGCACCTGCACTCCTGTCTGTTGTAGAAGAACTCGCAGAGATCGGGGAGATGGCCGCCATTCCAAGCCCGGAAGAACTCAACAATGAGTACCTTTTCATGCAACTCAGGCTGATCAGATACCAGATCGATCATGGCCTTGAGATGCAAGCCATAGCCCTCTCACGGGAGTGGCTTATCTCGGTCTCCATGCTGGTTCTTGAAGTTGATGAATCCTGGCTTGATGCCGACAGCCGGCATACAGTCTCACGAACCCTGACCGGTCTGGCACTCACCCTCCAGGGTATTCCTTCAGAAACAACACCATTTACTCACATACTTCTTGAAAAGACAAACTGGAAAGAGATGGTCAGAACTTGGGAAAGGGTTTCAGATCTCAGAAACGATCTTGCTCATTGCGGGATGAATCGTAGAAATGAGAGCCTGCGATCACTCCTTCAGCGGACACAATCAATACCGGATGAACTAAAAGAGTTTGCACAGCATGCAGGTATCCCGCTTAATGTATGA
- the ilvC gene encoding ketol-acid reductoisomerase, translated as MIQKYYDNDVDPSAIAKKTIAVIGYGSQGRGQALNLKDSGLNVIIGLRPGKSWDLAKSEGFQVYEVAEAAKKADVIQILIPDENQAAVYRSFIGPNLTKGKVLMFSHGFNIHYGQIVPPEDVDVVMVAPKGPGHMVRRTYTEGMGVPALIAIHQDVSGNARKVALAYAQGIGATRAVVLETNFREETETDLFGEQAVLCGGITSLIRAGFETLVEAGYAPEMAYLEVLHETKLIVDLIYEGGFTKMRSAISNTAQYGDLTRGPRVIGQESYMAMQEVLEEIQNGTFAKEWILENMVNRPTFTALTRADEEHLIEEVGSEIRAMMPQFKNKR; from the coding sequence ATGATCCAGAAGTACTACGATAATGATGTCGATCCGTCCGCAATCGCCAAGAAGACGATTGCAGTAATCGGATACGGCTCTCAGGGGAGAGGACAGGCACTGAATCTGAAAGACAGCGGCCTGAACGTAATCATCGGTCTGCGCCCGGGTAAGAGCTGGGACCTTGCCAAGAGCGAGGGTTTCCAGGTCTATGAGGTTGCAGAAGCAGCAAAGAAAGCTGATGTTATACAGATTCTTATCCCTGACGAAAACCAGGCAGCGGTCTACCGCTCCTTTATCGGACCCAACCTTACCAAGGGCAAGGTCCTCATGTTCTCCCATGGATTCAACATCCACTACGGGCAGATTGTTCCACCGGAAGATGTTGATGTTGTGATGGTCGCACCAAAAGGACCCGGTCACATGGTCAGGCGGACTTATACTGAGGGTATGGGTGTTCCGGCTCTGATCGCAATCCACCAGGATGTATCAGGCAATGCCAGAAAGGTTGCCCTTGCATACGCACAGGGTATCGGTGCCACAAGAGCAGTTGTTCTTGAAACCAACTTCCGTGAAGAAACCGAGACTGATCTCTTTGGAGAGCAGGCTGTTCTGTGTGGTGGTATCACTTCACTTATCAGGGCAGGGTTTGAAACGCTCGTTGAAGCAGGGTATGCTCCCGAGATGGCATACCTTGAGGTTTTGCATGAAACCAAACTGATCGTTGATCTCATCTATGAAGGTGGATTTACCAAGATGCGCAGTGCCATCTCCAACACTGCCCAGTATGGTGATCTGACCCGTGGCCCGCGTGTCATCGGCCAGGAGTCATATATGGCGATGCAGGAGGTTCTTGAAGAGATCCAGAACGGTACTTTTGCCAAGGAATGGATCCTCGAGAACATGGTTAACCGTCCTACTTTCACTGCCCTCACCCGTGCAGACGAGGAGCACCTTATTGAAGAGGTTGGCTCCGAGATAAGGGCGATGATGCCCCAGTTCAAGAATAAAAGATAA
- a CDS encoding TIGR00266 family protein: MNYEIKYRPSYGYLVVKLQPGETIVAEAGAMTYMQPSIEVHTRKRKQGLLSTIGMTFLGGQSFFVNEFTATSAPGEAGFSAAPLGDVEVMEIGVNKGFIIQKTAYIASEQGVNLDVDWQGFTKGVFGQGLFMIKVSGQGLLFINTFGAIDKHILAPGEHLVVDNFHLVAFSDTCSYQVTKFGGWKETFLSGEFLVTDITGPGEVYIQTKNIRELADWIWKLIEPRIQTTAR; this comes from the coding sequence ATGAATTACGAGATCAAATATCGCCCAAGTTACGGATATCTTGTGGTAAAACTCCAACCGGGAGAGACTATAGTCGCTGAAGCAGGGGCGATGACTTACATGCAACCATCCATTGAGGTTCATACCAGGAAGAGGAAACAGGGCCTCCTTTCAACTATTGGTATGACTTTTCTTGGTGGCCAATCCTTCTTTGTTAACGAATTCACTGCAACATCAGCTCCAGGGGAGGCGGGATTTTCAGCAGCCCCTCTTGGAGATGTAGAAGTCATGGAGATCGGAGTAAATAAGGGCTTTATCATCCAGAAGACCGCATACATCGCATCTGAACAGGGAGTCAACCTGGATGTTGATTGGCAGGGTTTTACAAAAGGAGTCTTTGGTCAGGGACTCTTCATGATAAAAGTATCGGGTCAGGGTTTGCTCTTCATTAATACATTCGGAGCAATAGACAAGCACATTCTGGCTCCAGGTGAGCACCTTGTTGTTGATAACTTCCATCTGGTGGCATTCAGTGATACCTGTTCGTACCAGGTAACAAAGTTTGGTGGATGGAAAGAAACATTCCTGTCTGGAGAATTTCTGGTAACTGATATTACCGGCCCGGGAGAGGTCTATATTCAGACAAAAAACATCAGAGAACTTGCAGACTGGATCTGGAAACTTATTGAACCACGGATCCAGACAACAGCCAGGTAA